gaagaaattgtggccattaatgaagcggcatttttttatccatctgatttggtaaatactaaaacaactatcccccgaaggggaggtgaagagcggtggatatatacctcgacgcttcgcttCTCGGTATTTTTCCACCGCTAtccacctccccttcgggggatagttgtacaGTACTCTTAGCTCAGCTAATACGCATGACAAACAGCAAAACCTGTCCAACTGGTCAAAGATACGCGGGCGTGATTTTCCAAGAAGACAGAATTCACAGTGGGAAGTGGAAATGCGgagttattgtttttattcatgaGACACAATTAATATATGAAGCAAGGCATCACAGTTCTCGAGACCTTAATGGCTTGAATAATGTCTTCAAGGATGAAGCTACGTCCATCTACAGAAATTTGTGCGGATTGCAGCGCCCTTGGTGAGGAAGCGATATCTGATTGTTTTTTATGAACGCTTTTAAAACGTGCAGCCGTGCTGGTTTGTCGATTCCTTATAATTAAAaacaaccaaattttcatgctgTTCTTTGATCAGGGCCAGAATGGGCGTCAGTGAATCGTGGAGTTTTAatttgcgacgaatgttgtagTGTCCACAGAAGTTTGGGTCGACACATTTCGCAAGTGAAGCATCTTAGACATTCGTCTTGGAGTCCAACTTTACTAGCGGTTTGTGAACAGTTAATGTTTAGAAATTGAATCAAATGTCTCGAAAGATTTTATAGAAAAAGACCGGTTTTTCTACAATGATAGCGCGCTTTCATCACGAGGGCATGATAACACAATGAGTTCTTTAACTTCCGTTAACAAgaattaccttttttttctgtctggTTTTGTACGCTCGTATAACAATTTAATCGCTTTTACTTATCGCGTCCTCACCTTGAAATCTTCCAAATCTCCTGTGGTTCATTTGATTTATTCCAACGAACTTAAAGTTTCCTCGGGACTTAAACGTCCGTGAACATCTTGTGTTCGAATTTGCTTCCGTTCGATTTCTTGCTTTGGGTATTATTAGAACATAAGTGGTGTTTGCAATCATGGAGATCTCCTTGATGTATAGTTCTCTTTAGTTCAAAAATCTTTGTGAAGGTTTATGCCAAGATGTTCACGTCTAAGCTATGTCTTTAGTGTTTTTAAAGTTTcatatttaaaataattcaaaacagactctttcctttttcattttccttttcataACCGATTTATAATTGAATTAATTTTGGTATGCATATAATTTAACAATCATTGCACATAGATCTATTGTTGTGATAGACAGTTTTTGTAGATAACTTTAACTAATTGCCTCAAAATAAACGATGTTtgaattttttcaaacaaaaaataaatgttattaaataaatgaattttttgtttttgtagatGGTTCGCCAGCTTGTTGCCAATGGAGCCAATTCAATTTGGGAACATTCACTTCTAGATccaaatcaagtgaaaactgGATTGAGGAAACCAAACCAAAAGGATCGTGTTCAGTGAGTTTTACTGAATCACAATAATACTATTATATGATTACCccgttgctttttttttccaatgacATGGTTGATTTGTTTCAGaataaacataaattatttttattggaaactttgtgttttttgttacAAAGTAGTGGAATGAATACAACTTACTTAACTGTTTGCTGCATTTGGAGTTAACTAGCAAACTGGCCCTGCTAATAGTCAGCTTTCTGTATTGTGGACTGATCATAAAAGATACAGCTTTGTCGAGGGCATGGGATATTGGATGATGTTGGTTTGTTGTTACAGAGTGTTTTTATACAAAGGACATGGGGGAAAGACTTGAAAGAAACAGGGGAAATGTACATTTAAATAGGCAAAGTGAGTTGGGGTTCCAAGTTGCAAAACAGTTGGCTGTTTGCAACAGCAGTGGACTAAGAAAAATATTCCAGGGACTTGAAAATACACCCCTTGAGATAAGACTTAAGCCTGGAAGGCAATGGCCTCTCCATGCATTTGCCTGCTCTGTTTCTCAGCCATACAAAACCAGAATCAATATTGGTTTCCAAATGGCATGCACAAAAGAAGGTCATGCAGAAAGCTGTATTTGTATTTTAGGGTTAGGATTTAGGTGTTAGGTGTAGAAAGTGTAGTGTTAAGGTTCAAGACATGTTACCACTTGTGTTGCAGTCCTACAAAAGCTACtttcataaaagcaaaatatcaaagaCTGGCATTTGTACCTCGTCTGCCTTGTAAAGATGATGACACCATAACTGTGGCAGACCTCAGCCAGGTAATTTCAATCATAAGATGGTTACCGTAACAGTTTGCCAACATATTAGAACTTCAACTACAAATTTCACTCTGAGTTTATGTAAAAACGGAAGTAGCACTTCACAGAAATATTATAATAGCCTCTTAAAAATCCATTTAGCTTATATTATTGAAGTAAAGTTGAATTATTTAGTAGTGGATATCTTAACAGGAAAGTGTGATTCTCACACTATCTTTCTTTTTTAGCAACTTCATTCAAGTGTTAGAACaggaaatctagagacttgttTGAGACTCCTTTCTCTTGGTGCACGTGCAAACTACTATTATCCTGTGAGTACACATTGTGTTAACATATTTGTAATGTACCATTGTTTTGGTTCAATTACAGAAAGTGAAATTTGTGGGTTTGACATGAAAAATTACTGATTTGAGCAGGTCACATCCTGGGGATGGTAATGCTTGATACACATAGTGACTAAGATAATAGAGCTTAATGTTATCAATACtgtattattttcattcaattctgagaaagatgttttttttaaattaaccTACTCGGTCAAGATATCGTGTATTACAGTATCACAAGTATTACCGGTGTTAGAACaatttttaaatgactgtcaaaagtaatcaTGTGATCGCTTTAGTTTTCCTGTCAAATCTACGATCCCTACAATTCAAGTAAACAActgcatgcattttttcttcttgACCTAACCACTGTTATGCTTTAACTTGTTTTGCTCAAattgaagtttctttttttacaaTCCAGCAACACAGTGCCAAAATTGAATAACACATTGGGAAAAAAATGTCAGCAAACatggtgattttttttatgaattagTGTTTGAGGGTTCGCATATTTTTTTAATGGTAAGTACTGCACAATCTCTTGCTCTCAAGAAAGGGTGGGTTGATACTTGGGACAAAAGTGCAAAATACAGTGAACCTTGTGCACAGGTACAGTAAGCACAAGGGCAAAAACAAGTGTTGTGACAATAACTGTTTACCAGCAGTCCTTTCCaagttaataatatacataaatAACCTCATTTAAAAATGAGAGCAGTTGTTGCGACCAAACCAACTGTTTCTGACAATGTAGAATcaatagtaattttttttttcatgcttgTGTCTCATTTAGGCAAGAAATAATACTCCGCTTCATGTGGCTGCAAATGCAGGACAAGCCCTTCAAGTTGAGCTTCTTATTGTGCATGGAGCAGATCCAAGTAAACCAGataaaaatggaaaaaccgcCGTCGATTATGCTTTGTGAGTTACTTTCAAATTCATGATTGATGACCTTCCTATCACTgaaaaatagttattaatttttgtttcatgatcTTGCCCTCCAGTGTTTTCTGTACTTCAATTGTAGAGCAggtgaaataaaacaaagatgtTACTTTTCACACCAATATGTTGTGCATAACGTATTTCCATTACTACTCAAGGAAGCTATTCTAGCACTCTTGTCTGCAAATGTTATGTTTATTattagagcaattttcaaatgactgtcgaaagtaattacgtgattgcgattgctacgcttagtgattggcttaaaagactgacgccagtttttcaaccattgagaatcaaaaccaatcacgccatgtacgcgtgatttttcctgcgctttgagcgagttacaggtaattgctaagaattgcgattggttcatcgtgctgcctgctcctgttgtgattggttggagtaattgctttggttttggttttttgacagtcatttgaaaaccgctctattgttgttattattattattgttattattattattatgattatcaaTGTTTTTAATGTAGTTTAACAGAGTTAGCACAAATGAGGCATGGTTATTTGGGTCAGCGTTGACCTTAAGTATATAACATAGTCAAGGATCCCTCatgtttgaaaaaaggttacTTTGCACTCTTCTTTTCCTAGTTATCACCACAAATCACTGTTTTACATTACTTATTTTCATTGCAACTTAAGGAAGGTATCCTAGCACTCTTTTCTGCAAATTTTAtgtttattattaatgttattattattattattattattattattattattattattacagtctaTACACTTAGTAATAAAAAAAGCTTATtttctataattattattattattatcattattattattattattattattatcaatgctTTTAATGTAGTTTAACAGAGTTAGGAAATGAGGTGTGGTTATTTGGGTCAGCATTGACCTTATATAACATAAACCAGGATTCCTCATGTTTGGGGGCTCTGTGAGATATACCAAAATTCAATGTAGAGAGTGCAACTCAATTGTTTATTGCTATTATATTCATTATATTTGTTCTTGTTGCTTCTGTAGAGAGGCTGGCTATACAAATATCGCACAGCGACTTATTGAAGTTCAATATGAGCTAACAGACAGACTTACATATTACCTATGTGGCCGACGTCCAGGTTATTGCCTGTTCTTGTCTCTCTTTAGGTTGGCTTGGTTGATGCTTTTCTGCACTTTtacattatttgtttatttagcATAATTTGATTGCTTGTTACTCCTTTCATTGTTTAGATCATCAAAATGGAGTCCATTACCTTATCCCTACAATGGCAGACAGGTCAGGGTCCTTAATTATTTCTTTGGCATCTTTTGTTGCTGAATACAAAAATTAGACGTTTTATCACTATTTTATAGCATATATTGAACTTATTTACAGAATGCTATCAAGCAACCAATGTCTGTGCTCTAACCTTTGCTTATGTTTATCCTTCTACAAGTTTGATgattcttttcaaattatttcttttcattagGTACATAAAGTgagatcattaattttattctcttttcCTGTTCTCTCTTCCTAACAGCCGTTTGGATTTGTCAGATGATGCCAATAAAGCCAAATCAAAACTTCAAGCTGTAAGTTCAAGGCTGTTTTGATTTTTGGTAGCCAATTAAAGCTATAATATAATTGGGGAAAACAGAAATGTTTGGgaaccaaaaagaaaatgtttaaagGCACTTTCTTTGGTCAGTAGTTTAACAATTTGAGTCTTTTAACAATTTGAGTCCTACACACACTGTAGGGTGCCTTGTCTAATAAGATTGTCTTTTTGTTGTGTAGTTAAACCATCATCTGTTTGAAGAGCTTGCTTCAGATGTGTATGATGAAATTGATAGGAGAGAATGTGATTCAGGTATTGTCTCTGATTCTCTGCAGCAAAAGGTTCAAATCGATACAACACTTGTGTTTCTGTCTGTTACAGTTGAGCTCTGAAATTGCAACCCAGTTCTACTTTGCAGTACCTTACCGCTTAGTCCAAATTTTTTCCCGCTTTGTGGTTTGAGTGATATTAACAACAGTGGGATGTGAATGACCAGCACTTATTGGAAATCTCCCCTAACCATGAACAATTCACAAATTATAGATTAATAATATTTTGTCAATGAAAAGTTATCAGAGGACAGATAAACTTATGATGGGAGAAAAATTTGGCAAATTGATATCTAATTTCAGTTGTCACAACAGTTACTATTCTTTTGAGACAGGCACAAACCATTAATTTTCTGACCAATGAAGAACTTTTATACGTGGTAATAGTTTTTATCAACATGAAAAGATATTTCCTTTTTCCAACAAGGGTTTTCCATATTGAGAATGATAACGAATTTTAGTATTTTGATAAGTTGTTTTACAGTTTACCTGCTAATTGTCATTAATgatttgcattttagtttggtTGGCTACACAGAATCACAGCGCACTTGTGAAAGACCCAACAACAGTACCATTTCTTCCTGTCAATCCTTCGTTCTCATCTACAAGAAATCAGGTTAGTAGATATTGAATTATGAATAACCTTGTTTGGCCTCCTTAAGTTACACGTGCTGCAAGATTTTCACCACTAACATAGTACAGTGTTGACATACTGAAGATATAGTTTTTTATAAAAATACTAGTGctcttgaaattaaatttttttcagtCCTTAAAAATTATCTGGTTAAATTCTTTATTAAACTTAAACTAGTTGTGTGTGCTTGAATAAGTGCTTGGGAGCCTTTTCTACCCCGTAAATCTTGGTTCAGGAAGTATTCACTTTTGTTAAGCTCATTTTGAAGCCCTCTTGCCTGTACAGCAACAAGACTTTAATGATTGTCTGTGACTGCTCGTTTATTACTGGAATTGATCCCCTTAATCCAGTcgctcccaaggggttccccattgacaagtaaaattgtctggtgttagacagagtaaagtcTATAAATAGCACTTATGGGGGTGAAAGGGTGAAATGTGAAGACTTTTTGCTAGAGGCATCTGTCACCATATATATCTGTTTATTAACaatattggttcatggttaagATACAGATGCATGCGGGAGATTTGCTAACCGCAAGAGAAATGTATCATTGTTTCTTAAGTGCTATTAGCAACTAAACTTCCGAAGTGTAGCCGCAACTTGATAGATGCAGGCTAACCATAAACTATATTGTTAATTTATCAAATTTTAATTCCTCCAAACCCACTGAAAGCTCACAGACATGCCTTTCAGTGTCTTCTTTACGTCATCATTGTGTGTCCACAAGATTAGAGAGCATGCTAATGGTATAtgcaaattgcttggctgaaattcCATGATGTGGACTTTGCCGGgtaccgtatttacctgtgtataagtcgattctgtgtataagtcaacccctcccccattttggagccaaaaaaataAGTTTCTTATTTTTGGGTAAGagttttcttgaaaaacttatcttttatcttagaattttctttcaaatatgctatggttacacaaaaaatttgtcctgaactttttttttttctcagtttttgacccatgtataagtcgagggtgATTGTTTGGAccgatttttaggctgtaaaaggtcgacttatacacgggtaaagaCAGTGTGTTATGTATGAGAATTCTCAAATAAAAACCCAAATCTTTTTTTATAAGAGAAGGGATTTTAATTTGaatacattgattttttttttgtcaccagGGCAGACAGAAGTTAGCTCTGTTTAATGCTCGAGAATTTGCTACACTGATCATTGATATTTTGAATGATGCAAGAAGGCGGGAACAAGACTCTAATCCTGAGTTGACGCAAGGTATTTCCTCTAAGAAGCAAGCAGTACTGTTCTAAATTCTGAATAATTTTCTAAGTTTGGTTAACGGGACGTTAGTAAGGGGAAACCAAATTCTAAGACATACTGTACCTCCAAATGGGAGTTGATTTTGAGGAGGACGGAAACCGGAGTGCgtggagaaaaccctcgaagtctggttgagattgactgaaactcaatccacatgcAGCATTTGTAGttgaggtggaaggcgtgattggtgtccactacgccagcctgacttcctaaggagtacagcacagggcaATTATCCAggtggtcacccatccagatatcaaccccgtccaacagggcacGTAACTTTGGTCAACAGATGGGACCTGGTGTtcccctttggtgatagccgtacaacTCTGTTGGAATATATGATACAGGTCAATAGATGTATATACATCTGTGACTCCATGTATCATATAATCAGGTCAATAGATGTAATGGGCTAattaactcaatgttgtacccaattcaaatctcatggggttaagattctttgtttATTCTATTTGCATTATGATGTGATAATCACATCAATTTTTAactgatatggaaattccttaAACttttttattcccaaagggtttgaattgagTACAACTTTGAGTTAGCCAATTTGGTCAATTTTGCTCAGATAGTCACACTGTTAACCCTAAAAATGAGGGAAGTTGTTTACAGTGTGTCCAGTATCTTAGGATAATTAAGCAAGCTTTTGTTAGTGTGACTGTCTTGTCCAGAGTCAGAGGTCACTCATTAGGTTTTCTTTGACATGTGAGCATGGCTCAGCAAAACCTTTGCTCTCCTTTGTGAAAATGATAGTGCATGCATACATACTCATACTTATTCTTAAAGAGTCCGAAAAAAATATCATGGGTATTTATTGATGAATTCAAGGACCATACTACTCTATGTGTAGGTACAGTACTTACAAGTTGCTTCTCTTTTGTGTAATTTACTTCCTTTTATGAAAATTAATATGGCTGGGATTGCACTCAGCTTAATATGACTTGTACCAACATCAGTAAGCATCACTAGTCTCCCCTCATCCTTTTTGTTAATGCCTGGCCAGAAATACACACAATAAAGGTCAGAAAGTGAACTCCTAACTCCTCAAAGGGACAACGACAATTTTACCGGTAACCCCAAATCTCACCGAAAAAAAGATCAGCTCAAAACTAACCTCAAGGTAAAAAAATGTAAACTTATGGGAGTGATTGcaacgtttatcaaaattgagcatgtcTAATTACATGCATTCCTGTACATTTCTTGTTCCTTTCTTCAAGTACTGTGATTGCACTCAACTTATTATGCTTTGCCCCACAATTTGACTGAATTCCAAGTttttaaaggcaaaaaaaattgtttattcatAACTGATTTATAAGTTATTGATGGGAAAGTTTTGCTTGTCAATGATCATTAGTTTTCACTCAGCCTTTTTGTTTGCTAGGTTTTGTTGAAACCCACATTTTCCCAATCGAAGAAGATAGTTACGATCATGAATATGATGAAGTGCCCTCTGATGGGGATGAGGAGCCAGTAGACAAAAACTCCACTCCCGAGGTTAGAATCATCTTTTATTATAACAAAACCAGCAAAGTCACTTAATTTCAGCCAAGCAGGGTGCTGCATAATCTTACATAATCATGAAGCCATTAAAGTAACATGTCAAAAACGAGGGAGAGTGCTTCATCACAGGTTCCAAACAcagagaaacagatgaaagcatgAGGCCGCAGGCCTTCATGTCTTCtcaaatgaaacaacaagaaattaTGTTAGGGCCTAGTACAAGTGCTACTGAAGTGAAAATCTCAGAGGAGAAAGATTTAAAAGTTGTTTGACGAATTCTGATGCTCAAGATGTTGTAAGTGCAGGACCACTTAATTAACAGTTGTTCTTTTGCTAATTGCTCTGTTAAAATCAAGGTTCAATATCTTCAATAAGGATCTCATATTTAAGAATTGTGGTTAACGACAGGTATTGCATTGTTCCCATGGGTTGTGTAATCAATAAAAACCTcattaaaatggaaatgtttGATCTCAGATGAAAAACATGTTTCATCTCAGATGAAAACCTGGTGGTGTTTCATCTGgtgtttcattgggtatcaagattcatccacctgacccaaatggaggtcatttattggcttttgactgcatgaataattaatgagctTGAGAATGTCATGTCAAGCTTTCAGTgaatttggagaaaaaaaacttgatgaaaatttcattgtttaataACGTCAATGTTATAAAAGATTGCTTCATGGTTTGTGTGCGTCCGTCAAtttatggatgcacttgggaagttaCTAAGCACTTCAGAATCTAGAGTCGTTATTACTGTAGCTATCGGCGTGTGCCACTCTTGTGCTTCTCTCATGCTTAATGACGTCctgcgtgcatccataacttgacagatgcacactaaccatgaaccaattgttagataataataattgttgttagtTTAACCATTTCACTCCcgaggagttccccattgacgggtaaaatcgtctggtgtaagacagagtaaaatctttcAGTCCCATTTGGCACTTACgggaggtaaagggttaatAGTACTTACATATATTTATCCTTTATAGAACCCTTCACAAATGGTTACAAAAGCTCAGATTGAAAAGGTCAGTTTTTACCAAATTTGTTGATGTAAAGAActctaatagctgttatcgtagttgcgcccacggacagagcctcctttgtttacagctacgtgcagacgaggctaaagggtcaatacaatgaaaaatgagcctttagcctcgtttatgtgttgaAACCGCTTataactccgataagagctTTTAAAGAGGAAAACAAAGAGGTGAAATTCTGAAGAATTTGTAGCATTCAGATCTCTTATTAATAGTGAAGCTTTGTGATAGTCGTCAAATAATACATCATTCCGTATTGCTTTTGTTTCTGGATTTAACATGGTCACTGTGGCTTTTGAGACGTGTAACCTCTCCCTTTGTTCTTATTACCCTCTAGGGTACCACCACTAGCTTCTTGGAAGAAGATTCTGTCCCTATGGAACATTACATGAAAGTTGAGAAAGCCTATTCGACAGCTGATGTATGACGATAGAATTAATGATGGCTTAAATTCAACACATTcagtttaaaattgtttttaaagttTGATTGCATTAATTTTGGTATTCATTTATTCAGGCTCGTGTACAACAACTTCTCCAAGTCAATGCTACACAATCTCATGAAATCCAGAAGCTTCAGTTACTGGTGAGGAACTTTTAGTTTGTATGTATCTCTTGCATAGAGATTTGGCAGCAACAGGAAGAtacaaaaatcatgattttCACTCTCAGTTTATTTGAATCACAATTTTTATTTCACACTTCAGAAAAAGTTTTCATTGTTATAAGAATAGTCCCCATGATTGTCCTAGTCTCACAAGCTAcaattttgggaaaaaaaaaaacgttgagAATTTCACCCTTCACAAGGTGTTTTGCTCATAACAGCAGAAGGTGCGATGGGATTTACCCTCCCCTCAGACCCACCCTGGGGAACGGAAAAGATGAAGTTACAATTCAACGTTGTCTTGAGGGAGGGTAGGGAAGGGGAGGATTTTAGTTTTGATCCTTTGAATTGTGTGTCTTGGAATGAAATATGGgcttgagaatttttttcagcTATTTTGTCCAGGATTGTAGAATGTTAGTAATCTTTAATTCCCCCAAAAGACGAGAAGTGAGTAGAATATATTTACGAGCAAGACTCAGAGAAGATACAGTGCAAGGGGAGGGGATAAAGGGAAGAACCTCTGCTAGGCCCATTAGAAAGTACATTTTATCACTGAATTTAACAGCAGtgcttttttaatttgttttttctgtgCTCAAGGTCCACAAGCTTGAAGATGAAAACAAGGCACTGAAAAAGCAACTTGGGATGCCTAATGGGGAAAGTCTTACAGCAAGTAGCGATGATAATGTGTTCACAGCAAAGGTAACCTATGTATGGGCACGGTAACTACTTGGTATATGAACCCATATAGTGTTGTGGCACCAGATAAGTTAGTTATCCCCAGTCATCTTCTACCGCACTGAACAtcactaaattagcatatctcATTTGGTTTGTTGTTATTCTTGATGCCAGGATGACAGTG
The Acropora muricata isolate sample 2 chromosome 3, ASM3666990v1, whole genome shotgun sequence genome window above contains:
- the LOC136910795 gene encoding ARF GTPase-activating protein GIT1-like, producing MSSRMKLRPSTEICADCSALGPEWASVNRGVLICDECCSVHRSLGRHISQVKHLRHSSWSPTLLAMVRQLVANGANSIWEHSLLDPNQVKTGLRKPNQKDRVHPTKATFIKAKYQRLAFVPRLPCKDDDTITVADLSQQLHSSVRTGNLETCLRLLSLGARANYYYPARNNTPLHVAANAGQALQVELLIVHGADPSKPDKNGKTAVDYALEAGYTNIAQRLIEVQYELTDRLTYYLCGRRPDHQNGVHYLIPTMADSRLDLSDDANKAKSKLQALNHHLFEELASDVYDEIDRRECDSVWLATQNHSALVKDPTTVPFLPVNPSFSSTRNQGRQKLALFNAREFATLIIDILNDARRREQDSNPELTQGFVETHIFPIEEDSYDHEYDEVPSDGDEEPVDKNSTPENPSQMVTKAQIEKGTTTSFLEEDSVPMEHYMKVEKAYSTADARVQQLLQVNATQSHEIQKLQLLVHKLEDENKALKKQLGMPNGESLTASSDDNVFTAKDDSDEDDHVDIADITPYEAPGSLLRNRSAQPSLHGQTEVVDANRTKKVNPYDNVRESQAEPGEERRYLNVGEMREHERMSSSDSPFDEQLDQEAVKLINEGDILVNQITKGYPQPSQEDVVRCTEQITKKIQELLLAAQAGRHSCFIPCSTNIFSAVNDMAKLFPEDPVVESMRVSLQLMKTSAARLQVECKSAVLPGNTVDMAFLTQQVIQCAYDIAKAAKQLVTTFSVE